ggatccgttatctggaaaccggtcatccagaaagctccaaattacaggaaggcagtctccattatattaaaataagtcacattttaacaatggtttcctttttcttaacagtaccttgtacttgaccctaacttAGATAAATcggtattggaggcaaaaaattttttttttttttagtatggagagccaaataacggaaagaccgTTATTcactgtattgcaatatatggacaaaataatccctgttttaatatattgataattggctgaatgcagaaaacctttaggggtaaatttactaagcggtgaaaattcacagtcatcgcaacactttgccaggcggaAATTCAGTCAGACAGCACTAAATTACTAACATttaaagttgcgtccagggcaccgaacgctggctaATTTTCTGTAGTGTTATTTCGGCAAAGCGAGCAAatcctagtgcaacttcgttagaggtcttcggtCAGGCTAATCTGCATACGGTGGGACATTTAAGGTTGAATAGacgtatatatgttgcagcaaatacattacacaagtccagggaaccttaattaatagagttgttataatgccctacacatgaacccactgtaaagttaatgttccatatgttagaaaatgtatggaggaatCCGGttcccaaaataatttttaaggactttttcaAGCAATAATTTAAAGTTTTGTCTCTTGTGCAAATCATTCCAAACCTTAGTCTACCAGTGAGATTAAAGGGTACAGTGGTGAAGCACAAGTGTTTTATCATGGACCAGGCAAGTTGCATCCCTATAATAACATCCattaaaacaaaactataaaaaatgcctAATAAATACTGTACTCAggtcaacctgcacccaaccctaacctgcatcTCACCCCTCTCTGAACATTACTTCTGTGAGCTTCTGAAGACAAAATTTTCCAAAGCAGAGGAgtagtgtacttccccagtcagTGCCGCAAAAAACCGGGACCCGCAGCAGGCACCCGAATTTCAGCTCTAGCCCTttcaggtcaacctgcacatcactacaggggAAGAGTGGAAAATGTTTTTGGCATAACTGATCATTTCCATTTtaatcagtaacataactagcGTTGGGTGGGCCAGGGTGCGGGacatgcagccaggccccccaacCCCCATCCATTCACAGTTTTATGGCTGGCTTCATCAGTGTGCAAGCtactggggggccctggtccccccctgctcccccggtagttccgccaccaATTTTAATGAAACTAAACTCCCTTTGTAAGAAATGTAGTCCTAGGAATATGAAGATGTGAAAATCTTTCAAGGGGAAAACGTCTGTAAAACATagtgtaataaaaaatagaaatatatgtagTTTTTGAAGTGCAATGTACAGTCATTTTACATTTGGTGGTATCTCACTTATTCAGTTATTGGTGTGACACATGGATTGGCTATATTTGTACTACAGGAATATACAAATGTGTAGAGGTAACTATGGCctacagtcagggccgccatcagggggggacagttgtagggAGCCCCGagtgtaaggggggcccggccacgccacacttacttgattagccgggccccccatctttctgcgagctgctgacttcgggaaggcatgcaCATTTAAGGGGCCTTAGCcaacaattttcttataatgtggggggggggggctggccaccaacttttttttctcatgtggtcctagccaccaatattttttaatagaggggccctggccacaaatgtttttttagtggggggcctgaccaccaatatctttttattttttattaacatgtggaaactctagccaccaatattttttttgtttttttactgtgtggtggggggcgaacctgaaggtggggcttgtggtgggcgcagcccagggaattttgtcatatggggccctgcgatttctgatggcggtcctgcctacaGTCAAACTCCAACAATTAGTAAATTAAGGATAACTTGTAAGAGGGCACACTTAATATCTTAATGTGACAATTTGTAAGGgtcaatgaatatactgtatatatgtataatgagtGTATATATAATCACACACTCTCCCTGCCcctttacacttaaaggagaactaaaccctaagaattaatatagtgaaaaatgccatattttctatattgaaccagcctaaagtttcggcttttcaatagcagcaatgatccaggacttcaaacacagggggtcaccatcttggaagtgtctgtgacactcacatgctcagtaggctctgagcagctgttgagaagctaagcttaggggttgtcgcaaaatatccagcagaaaatgagtattcaacctaacctactatgttactatgtaaatcacTGATAAAaccttactttttattttaacccaCAGTTACAGAAAATCATTGTTTACTATACACACAAGATCTCACAGTTACAGACAATTCCCCAAGCTCATCTTGCCTTACATCAGAAATCTGTGAAATGGAAGAGATGACAGCACCTATACATAATACTTACCAATCCTATTAGCAGACAGGACAGCACTGGACTCTCTACCTGCAAGACAAAACAAAGAATAGttagttaaataaatacaaaatccaaCAGAAGTATAATAGATTCAAGACTTAATGTGCATCAGGAATCAGATTACATCTCCCAATGACTAGAATGGTCAGTCCATATGATGAATTTACCTGTTAATACGATTTCTGCAATacaaatacatgtacaggtatgggacctgttatccagaatgatcaggacctggggtttttcagaaaatggctctttctgtaatttggatcttcatacattaagtctactagaaaagcatgtaaacattaaataaacccaaaaggttggttttgcctccaaaaaggattaattatatcttagtttggatcaagtacaatctacagaattattattacagagaaaaaggaaatctggattatttggataaaatggagtctatgggagacacactttacataattcagagatatctggataatgggtttctggataatggatcctatacctttgcTGCAAATGTTGCTAGCCTTCCTCGTTCTTATTTCTCCCCTTTTCTCATCTCCTTTTCATTCCCTATCTTTAACCAGGCaatagaaacatgtttttccatttatACTATATGATACTGAATGCTTTAACAcgtaataaaaaatgttgcttaatatacgctattgaaatacaaaaaaaaaataaaaaaaggaaaaagtgaatAGCCAGCAATTTAATGCATGTTGAATCTATATGCAACACATCTCTGTCTGACATATCTTGGAACATGCCGATATGGTATTACGTCTGCACAATTAACAAACCCACTTGGGATGGAACAACACAATCTTGCACTACAGTCTGTTCAACACTTGATGAGAACTATGTTCATACCATGAAACGTGTGTAGTTGCAGAACTTCTAGCAGAATACTTTGGGTGCAAGCTAGGGGGCAGGAAGCAAGTGTAGCTCCACCTTCTCCACAGCCAGGAGGGCATTTCTTCTGTAGGTTCTCTCTGAAGTACCAACTTTGCCTCTCATTAGTTTTCATGAACATAAGTGGGAAATTCAGAGTCGGAGCGAGTCCAGTGCAATCTTGCCTCATGGTCGCAGCACTCCTGCTCCAGGTGCCCATTGAAACATGAcctgctgccatcttgcccatGTACTAACCCTGTGGGTTCTGTCAATAAGGGGGTTACTATTTCTGCTGCCCTAACTTACCTTATCTCCATGTACAGGCTGTGCACAAACATACAGGGCATTGTCTGCTCTAATCTACCTTATCTCCATGTACAGGCTGTGCACAAACATACAGGGCATTGTCTGCTGAACTGCACATAGTAAATGCAAATATGTATGTGACTTTCATGGAAACTCTATGAACCAAAGctagaaatagctcaaatctgaaaatacaccagctaaaacctgtcgaggtcatgtagaagtcaatggcagaggtcccttgaacaattcgaATATGTTTTTAGCCTCcacaatgtttgaatttttttaagtgctctgtgctcaaaaactcaataacTGAGCAATtcaaaacctcacaaactcaacctctgataaataacccccttactgtatctctttgtacaggctGTAAGggaatttagggggctgttcctactggCTTGTGCTTATTATAGAAGAGTAACTATACTGGCACAGCTCTATagtatctctgtacaggctatgagcaaacagtgtttaatacagaagaatacctatgctgggaaATGAGTGGGCTCTCTGTACAGGTCCAACAGTCAAGCAGCCTGGTCACTGCCAGAGTAATGAATGATTTGTGCTGCTTAAACACTCATCTGCCCCTTTATTAGTATAACCTGCCCCCCCATCCATACCTTGTATATACCATTTCACCTACTAAGCACAAAGCCCTTCCTATTGTGTAGTGTAACCCCCCATCTCTACCCACTATTCAGGTAAAGGAAAGGACCCCCAGGTTACACTAGACTTAGCAGcagtgatgaatgaatggatctgATAGATATAAAGCACagaaactgcactgactcaaacTCATAAACATACAAAGCAAAGCTCCGTGTCCATAATAAGCTgggtatgtactgcacatctaatgGGAAATTATTGCCATATAAACCTCATTCATCAacagggtacacttcccctttaagagcagggaacagaggtgacttcacccCCTAAGGATGACAGTTGGTTCAGACCGTTGGTTGACTTTGCGAGAGAGaggtgagtgtacttttgctctgatagatttttttgtcaaataaccCATTTCTTAACAACAAAAAAAGGGTAAACATTTGGGTGACATCCCTCAGACTAGTGGATGTTGCTGTTCTcattgattttagtgaatttagaggATTGTCCCCCAAAATGGGTTTGAGAGATGCCTTTagtcttagtgctggttgggagacacagacccaggatttggcaAATATGCAGCGCTGCaatcaaatatactgtacaccttTTCTACTGAAGGTAACATTTGGGGACCAGTGTACCACACCATAGggtgttcccagtactgacaggctccttagagttttGCCCCTCTGTCCTGTGGTATCTGCCCCCTGGGTATCTGTCCTGCTCTtttgtaccaacattgtagctaaatacatgttccctttatccaagtactggaactaggggtgggaagcagaagcACGTGCCATAGGGACAGTTTGGGGGTGCTAGCAAATGattgggggacatacagcagggtcccatagaagagaggagacaTCATACCCAGGGATTTGACCGTTGGTTTAGTCTGTTGGTTGGCTCTGTGTTAAGTGTAAATTCCTTCTGAGAGATTATTTGGCCAAATAACCATTATTTTAGTAAGAAAAGATGGGAAATGGTTGGGTGACACCCCCCAGACTAGTAGATGATGATCATTTTACTGACTTTAGGTAATTTGGAGATTATTCCCCTAAAATGCGCTTGGGAGATTCCGTTAATCTtcgtgctggttgggagacacagaccctgcATTTGGCAGTTATGAAGGACTAGCAGCAAATATACGCTTTCTTTCCTCTGGGACCCCATAAAAAGATAACATTTGGAGACCCCTGGGCTATGTCATAAAAGTCCTAATTCTATCATTCTATTCTAGTTCCCAGtattgacaggctccttagaaATTTGCCCAGTGCCCCCTGGTTTCTCCattgctcttatgtaccaacctTAACATGTAACTACATTTAattgagttacatagttacatagttagattgggttgaaaaaagacaaagtccatcaagttcaacccctccaaatgaaaatccagcatccatacacacacacctacctacttttaattaaattctcaataaaaaaaaaaaaattaatttgtttttagtaCGCTTTATGCACTTTTCCTTCAAATACCCCGGCTGTGGGAGGCAAATAGGTACATGTTAGgggaattatttaataaaacaatgttgaATTGCTAATCCCTACAGTTACTCAGTAATACAGCCCTAGGGCCTAATTCCCCTAAAAAATGgttactgatggcagccctgccccccaATCTACTAAATCTTGTGGGTGTCAAGTGCCCAAAATCTGCCCGTGTTCCATTGCTAGGGGTAGTGAGACCTGTAGTGGGTAGTGCAGAGCTAAGGAACAGAAAGGCAACACAAATCACTGTCTCGCTGAGCCTAAACCTGTTCTTCTCTAGCTATAGCtgaactgcaattcccagcatcccctgcggCATAGTTGTAGTTCTAATGCAATGTGTATTTAATGTTCCCTGTCTATTTATTGCTTCATTTGGTGTTAAGGGTACCACTCATCCTAGAAATTGTAATAAGCAACTGTCCCTAGCATCAGCACTAGTGTGGATGATATGTAAGGAAGGGCCAAAATGGAAATATTAGTAGCaaaaatcagaagaataaatTCCTACAATAAAGATCCCTAGTGTTTATGGGTGCAGGGAACTGATCAGAGTAGGTCCCCTGCCAGTAATATACGGCAGTAATATTCAGCTGTTTTTAACCGTTAGTCTGTACAGTCCCCTAAGTATATTGGGGTCACCAGGACCCACACTTGGTTGGCAGGGGTGTCCAGGGCCTTGATTGTACCAACCTTTTGTATGTGCCCTAATTGGCTTCTTCGATTCTATTAAAGCTGCTACTGGgtggtgttactggttatttcgGAGCAGCAAACATATTCAGTAGCGCAGTATAACTGGGAAGAatagagaaagggaaaaacagTATTCAAAGCTTTATGTGTCAAAGAGTGTTTGGCTCACAATCTCTTTTTGTCTCtccccaaaaaaatgaaatactaagAGCGATCTTAGTGATCTGAGCGATTTGCAGCGACTCCAAAAAGCGACAAAGAAgaggataaagaagaaaaaaaacagtctttttaaagactaccAACTTACATCAAGAGCAGAGAAATTACAGCAACCTGCTCAACCCATTGCGGGTCATCAGGAGGAAGGTAGGGATCCTGAATTTATCCCTCTGGTAATATTTATTACATagcagatgaggttgaaaaaaagacacacgtccatcaagttcaacctttttgtctaaataaaacctgtgtaactgctagctgatccagaggaaagtggGGGCTAACAGTTATAATGGTCTGATTTGTGGAACAAATAAATGGGAGGGGATTGTCTGAAAAAGGGGAGGGTCTGGGTGGACCTTTGACTTGTGACAGGTACAGAAAGCaagtttttatttcagaattCAGGGTTTAGTGGAGCCGATAAAGACACTGGGATGGGGGGACATATTAAAGACAATGATTATTGTCGTTTTTAGCTACAAATAGTCTTTAAaatttccacatatatatatttgggagtCAGGGGCTGAGATCCCGGAGCAATATTTGGGCTTCCCACAGCGCGACAGTCAtgctgatatagttccaggggtaaacTAGCAGCAAATAAGCACTTGTATAAGTACATTTATAAGCAACTAAAATAGTTTAATTAATAGTTTAATGATATTAGTTTAAATAATAGTTTAATTTAAGGGCTAGTTCTCTTAGAATGTCCTATGCATGGTAACAGCAGCTCATTGTTAATATGTGTAGTGGGAAAGTTACAGAGAGATGCTTGTCCTGAGCTTgccatttaccagcagctacaaacATTTGTATTCTTTATCTCCACTAAAGCAGTGACTTATAccaacctttttttcctgatACAGGAGCGTCAAGATGGGCGCCAAACTGTGCAACATCCTGCACCGGCACCGGCATACTGAGGTAAGACAGATGGAAATATAAAGTCGTTGTTTCATGCCTGACGATTAGAGTCCTTGCCACCAGATATAAAGGGTAACTGTCACTGCAAAAGAGAAAATCCTCAGCTTACAAGAAATATTTTACAAACCTGTTTGACAAACATTACTattacatttttcagatgttcttcacaaatatcacataaaaaatgttcaatattcattaaaaagtttGGGAGGATTTCAATTgcttaatcatttttttcttgattttgttCCCTATTCTCTATAGACTGTTGACATCAATCAGTCTTTTGATGCTTGTGAGCCCTGGGTGAGTATTTGCTTTTCAGGTATGAAGCAGGAGCTGCTGAGAGACATCCGGAAGGAGATGAGGATAGCAGCAGGGGCGCAAAAGCTGTACCTTGTCACCAAGGACAGACAGACCAAAGCCCAAGTGAAGGAGCTGAGGAACATCAGTGAGAGGAAGGTGAAAGCCCTTTTCTCCTCTCTCCACAAGCTCAATGTGCAGCTAGCTCAGAGGGAAGCAGAGAATTCTCCAGGTAAGATATAACAGTCTCTGGCCTCTTTCCTATTGGCATTACATGTGTGTCATCATAACATCACATACACTACCTCTTCATGGACATTAGGTTGACCCCCATTAGATTGAGCTCAAAAACAAAAGGACTGCTCAAAGCTCATCTTCCCTGTAGCTGCTTCATATGTTTCCTATCGGGTGCTCTGTCTGCTGCATCCCCACTGCTAATATCCACATCAACACCAAAGAattggacggcactccgatcaaaAGGAATACATGTTTATAGCATACTCCTGCAGGGATCCTTGGGCGTAGGATCCCTGCAGGAGTATGCTataaacctgtattccttttgatcggagtgccgtccaatTCTTTGGTGTTGATGTGGACCATTAGATTGAGCCCCACAGAACTATAGATGACCTTCATatcctttaaatttatattttaaaacaatgttcatTGGCAGCATCTTAACAAATCAAGAAAAAGGTCTTAAGCCTTAGATTCAAGAATGTTGTGTTTGAAAATCCTAATATCCTTCAAATTTATTTGCAGTTCTGGAGACTACAAGGGACATCGATGTCAACTTCCCTGCACCAGAGATCGCTGCGCCTGAGGTTCAGGTCATTTCAGACCCCGCCAGTGATTCATCACAAGTGAGTATATTACATTGACACCATTCCTTTCTTGGACACAAACACTGCCCTTATCATATCCATGTAAAGCCACATTCAATAATTGCCTGTCTCTTGTTTGCAGCATCAACATGATGAATCACCTGAGGAACCTGTTCCAGAAACAGAACAGCCGCCTGAAGAACCATCTGACAGGTAAGGATATTTTGGAGTTTATTAGAGATTAAATCCCTATCCCATACTTTCatcaaataagaacaaaaatatcTTCACAATAACAGGAATATTATTCTAATTAAAGTAAGGTACCAACAGATGAAAGTATTGGCATAAAAAAAGAGGACAGGTGGTAAGATGCCCCTTCATTTGGCCGGGAGATTCCACAATACATAATTGTACAGTGCCATCTATGAATTATGGCTAGGGGTGCTGTAGTATTAAGGATTATGGAGAATGTATTTGGTAAGGGAAGAAAAAAGGATAGCGTGAAGCTTATAAATCactaagggaaaaaaatgaattagaatAAACACTAACCCgtcattatatttaaagggacttacCTGTAGAAGATACAAATGAGGAGGCTGAGGAAGAGGCAGAATCTGTTGTTGAAGAAGATCCAGTGCAACAACAACAGAATGAGGAAGAAAGGTAAACTCACACTTTATATGGGAGGCTGCGGTTAAGACTGATTTCTACGATAAACTTGCATTATACTAATCATGTACCTCAATGACCTCTTCCCAATAGTGAAGTTCCTGAGAATGAAGAAGACTCTTCTGAAACATCGATGGGTCCTCTCCCCGGCGATTACAGCCCCATTCCAGAGGATTCTCAGGCTGAAGAGATGACAGTAGAGGAGGCTGAAACGACACAGTAAGACAAACCCTCAATATaagacataaatacatacattattaatatagatatacattgtttttcaagctgcacaaaacacaatttaTGTTATTCCCTTTCAGAGAGCTACAGTTCAGCAGTTTTACTGCAAAGGACTTTCGCCGGATTAAGGTTTTAGGCAGAGGAAGCTTCGGCAAGGTAACTGATTCAGTCTCTAATTAGGACTTGGATCTTTAGCAGCATATACAGTGTAACAATgacactaaactcactttctaatTCCAGGTTCTACTAGTAGAGTATCTTCCAGCAAACATCTATTGCGCTATTAAAGTGCTCAAGAAGGACAACATCGACTCCACTGATGATATAGAACAGTAAGTTCATGGGAAATGATTCCATAATCCTCTCATTTTGCTTTTGGAGCAGTCGCTTTCTGTCTCACAATCTTTTCTATTTAATATACTTTTCTTTCACTTCCCTTCCTTTCACCCAGTTGCTTTTGTTACCAAGATAATTTACTCTGTGCCGGactcattttctcttttatatttcagcattttaacAGAGAAGCAAATTGGACAGTTGGTGAATCCACACAGTTTTATAGTGGACTTATACGCCACATTCAGCACCAAAAACCAGCTGTTTTTCATCATGGAGTttgtggcaggaggcagtttaagAACCCACCTGATGAGGAGCCAGCACTTTGATCTACAGACAACCAAGTAAGTAGAAATGACAGTAGGTGGATATTTGTCCCAGAGTTATAGAAGACTGAGGAGTAGGGGAGGATAATGATAGTGGCAGAGGTAAGCTACACTAAATAGTAAagggttttcacctttgaattaatctctagtatgatgtagagagttatattctgaggcaatttgcaattggttttaattttttatgatttgtggtttttgagttatttagttttttattcagcagctcttcagtttgcaattagtTTGCAATTAGTTAGCcacataaccctagcaaccatgcatcgatttgaataagagcctggaaagaagagggtctgaacagaaagatgagtaataaaaaatagcaataacaatacatttgttacctTACAGTGCACAGTAccttttgctttttagatggggccagtgatccccatttaaaagcctGAAAGAGCCAGAataagaagacaaataaataaaaaaatgtacaaaaaggaagaccaattgaaaagctgcttataattagccattctataatataatagttaagcacccctttaagattcCTCTATGAATGTGCCATATAATAATCAAATGTCATTTTCTTATCCTTGCAGGTTCTACGCTGCTTGTATAACACTTGGTTTAGAAGGAATTCACAGCAAGGACGTCATACACAGGTAAGAGTTAATAAAGGGGGATTTGTAGCTGTTGCAATTTAGTAGCAGGACAATTACAGGTTGAAAGTCACTGCTTGGAAAGCTAAGGGTAGGGAAAAGAACAGGAACCAGAATTCTTTAAGCTTGGCTTATGGCTCAGCTATTTCACAGCAGTTTTAATGTGTCATAAcatctcccttttattttaatacagagaTTTAAAGCCGGGGAATCTACTTATGGATCAAGACGGCTACATCAAGATCGCCGATTTTGGGATGAGCAAAACTGGTAAGAGCCACcttattattgtgtatttttacacAGAGCAAAGGGAACTCATTTAGGGCATAcaattataatttttctttttttatcaaggCATTGGATATGGAGACCGCACCAACACCATGGTTGGGAGTCCTGCTTATATGGCGCCCGAAGTCGTGATGGAGGAGGAGTACTCAAGAGCCGTCGACTGGTGGGCTCTTGGCGTCATCGTTTATGAGATGCTCCTCGGAACGGTAAGCAGAAATTGCCACTGGCCAGCTATAGGTGGATGTATTAAAGTTAAATACTGTTCTTTATCTATACTCATTAAACACTCTGTATAAAAAGCATGGCCTCCTAATAAATACCCATGAATCATTTCAGAGACCTTTCACCGGATACGACAGGGACTTTATATACGATTCCATCGTGGAGGATGAGCCACACTACCCCTCATCCCTGGACTCCGAAGCAGTAAGCTTCATATCACAGGTAAGTAGCGCTGAGCTTTCAGTTTATTATAATCAGTGACCACTTTCCCTTGAGTTCCCTGAAGCTTCTGTCACTGTAACTGCTATTTTCTCTTCTTGTAGCTGTTGAAGAAGAATCCTGAGGAGAGGCTAGGTTCCACCCCAGGGGATGCCGCAGATGTAGCAGAACATCCATTCTTTAATGTAAGTCCCCTGTCTGTATTGTCCAAATAATTATCCAAAAGATACAGTCCTTTGTTATCCGCAGCGTCTAATGATGAACCTATAGTAATGAACATTTGCTATGGTGCCTATTTTGCAGGGCATTGTCTGGGATGATATTATCGAGAAGAACGTAACAGCGCCGTTCGTACCCAGCCTAAATGGACCGGAGGATGTGGGGTATTTCGATGAGGAGTTCACCAAACTGTCTGCGAATCTGACCCAGCCCAAAGGACCCCCTGCTGAGATGGCAAGCGAGATCGATGAAGCCTTTCTGGACTTTAACTATGCAGCATTTTAAGTCCAAAGGGGAtgatgggtaagaaaagacctaaTTAAAAATACACGAAGCACAAGTCAGAACAAGAAGTGCCCAGCGTTAGTATTCCTTgagttatgggtgcaggggcactgatcagagcagAGCTGGGTATGGGAAGCAGCCATATTGGGTGCATGCGGGGCAAAGTGGATTTTATGGGAATATTAAGATGATCCCTGAGATGATTctaattttgtggtttttgtatatgtgagaaaaacaatcacaaaaaacTCTCAGGCTGCTGAAACCTGTTCACATTCCAAGGAAACCAATggaagtgtatcttcatcatttGGGAAAGTAGAAATCCACCATAAATTTCACCCCAAACATCACAGAAATCACAACTGTGCGAATTGCTTAAAAACCGGTGATTTGTAATCACAAGTTGTGGGGAAAGTTGCAACCACAATtagtcaatatttttattttgataaaccACCCAATTTGCGATTAATGTGCCCCAAAGTATTATAGGGTTTCAGGGATATCAATTGCTAAGTAAAATATGAGGAATGTGTTTCAAattatattgtttgtcttttgCAGGCTGGAGTTCAGAAA
Above is a genomic segment from Xenopus laevis strain J_2021 chromosome 3L, Xenopus_laevis_v10.1, whole genome shotgun sequence containing:
- the LOC121401092 gene encoding serine/threonine-protein kinase N-like → MGAKLCNILHRHRHTETVDINQSFDACEPWVSICFSGMKQELLRDIRKEMRIAAGAQKLYLVTKDRQTKAQVKELRNISERKVKALFSSLHKLNVQLAQREAENSPGKI
- the LOC121401073 gene encoding serine/threonine-protein kinase N2-like; the protein is MGPLPGDYSPIPEDSQAEEMTVEEAETTQELQFSSFTAKDFRRIKVLGRGSFGKVLLVEYLPANIYCAIKVLKKDNIDSTDDIEHILTEKQIGQLVNPHSFIVDLYATFSTKNQLFFIMEFVAGGSLRTHLMRSQHFDLQTTKFYAACITLGLEGIHSKDVIHRDLKPGNLLMDQDGYIKIADFGMSKTGIGYGDRTNTMVGSPAYMAPEVVMEEEYSRAVDWWALGVIVYEMLLGTRPFTGYDRDFIYDSIVEDEPHYPSSLDSEAVSFISQLLKKNPEERLGSTPGDAADVAEHPFFNGIVWDDIIEKNVTAPFVPSLNGPEDVGYFDEEFTKLSANLTQPKGPPAEMASEIDEAFLDFNYAAF